In Aquila chrysaetos chrysaetos chromosome 17, bAquChr1.4, whole genome shotgun sequence, one genomic interval encodes:
- the NCF4 gene encoding neutrophil cytosol factor 4 — protein sequence MSLPRQLREKSDFDQLPDDVPVSANIADIEEKKGFTNYYMFVIEVKLKGGGRYLIFRRYRQFYALHTKLEERYGAESKDSPFTCTLPVLPGKVYVGAKKEIAENRIPILNVYMKNLLCLPVWVLMDEEVRLFFYHSTFDSEQVPHRLRRLRPRTRRVKSISPQVPIFDRLATPRAEALFDFSGTNKLELSFKKGDLIYLLSRVNKDWLEGTADDATGIFPCAFVKIIKDLPQQEDTVNKVRCYYHDETVSTIRDISVEEDLSSIPSFKDLMELIRREFDQDDIVLNYRDLDGDLIRLLSNQDVELMVSQSRRRPSEKHFFPWKLHITHKDDLGVYNTSPGIGATQTVSAT from the exons ATGTCTCTTCCCCGACAGCTGCGAGAAAAGAG TGATTTTGACCAGCTTCCAGATGATGTACCTGTTTCAGCAAACATTGCAGATAttgaagagaagaaaggctTTACTAATTATTAT ATGTTTGTCATTGAAGTAAAGCTTAAAGGTGGTGGCAGATACTTAATTTTCCGACGCTATCGTCAGTTCTATGCCCTGCACACCAAGCTAGAGGAGAGATACGGGGCAGAGAGCAAAGACAGCCCTTTTACCTGCACACTCCCTGTATTGCCAG GGAAAGTTTATGTTGGGGCCAAAAAGGAAATTGCTGAGAACAGGATTCCTATCCTGAATGTCTACATGAAg AACCTACTCTGCCTACCGGTTTGGGTGTTGATGGATGAAGAGGTACGGCTGTTCTTCTACCATTCAACCTTTGATAGTGAACAGGTGCCTCACAGACTAAGACGGCTTCGCCCACGGACGCGCCGAGT TAAAAGCATTTCACCTCAAGTGCCTATTTTTGACCGCCTGGCAACTCCCCGGGCTGAG gcattgtttgatttttctggaaCCAATAAACTGGAACTCAGCTTCAAGAAGGGAGACTTGATCTATCTACTCAGCAGAGTAAACAAAGACTGGTTGGAG GGAACAGCTGATGATGCCACTGGGATTTTCCCATGTGCTTTTGTGAAGATCATAAAAGATTTACCACAGCAGGAAGACACAGTTAATAAAGTTCGCTGTTATTACCATGATGAGACTGTGAGCACTATCAG GGATATCTCAGTGGAAGAGGATCTGAGCAGCATTCCATCATTCAAAGATCTCATGGAATTGATAAG GCGAGAGTTTGACCAAGATGACATTGTTTTGAATTACCGGGACCTTGATGGTGACCTGATCCGGTTGCTCTCCAATCAGGATGTTGAACTCATGGTGTCTCAGAGCAGGAGAAGGCCCTCTGAGAAGCATTTCTTCCCTTGGAAGTTGCACATCACTCACAAAGATGACTTGGGTGTCTACAACACTAGTCCAGGAATAGGTGCTACTCAAACAGTGAGTGCAACATAA